From a single Columba livia isolate bColLiv1 breed racing homer chromosome 19, bColLiv1.pat.W.v2, whole genome shotgun sequence genomic region:
- the SARDH gene encoding sarcosine dehydrogenase, mitochondrial isoform X2: MSYVSCALRAAAPRCLAPPWRNPRPLSSTTGPTARKSVPYQKTLKEEGSGSGEPSRPPPPSAEVVVIGGGSLGCQTTYHLAKQGVSSVVLLERDRLTSGTTWHTAGLLWQLRPSDVEVELLAHTRDVVSRELPAETGLHTGWVENGGLFIASNKQRLDEYKRLMSIIENCPVTGIQVRADDFGVKRVYAVETAHGTIQTPCVVNCAGVWARALGRLAGVQVPLVAMHHAYVVTERIEGIQNMPNVRDHDASVYLRLQGDALSVGGYESNPIFWEEVSEKFAFGLFDLDWDVFTQHIEGAINRVPVLEKTGIKSTVCGPESFTADHKPLMGEAPEVRGFFLGCGFNSAGMMLGGGCGRELAHWVIHGRPEKDMYGYDIRRFHRSLTDNNRWIRERSHESYAKNYSVVFPHDEPLAGRNARKDPLHEELLRQGCVFQERHGWERPGWFSPGGAAPVLDYDYYGAYGRERHGDYTYNRLLGDEYTFDFPPHHDIIKKECLTCRNALALFDMSYFGKFYLVGPEATKAVNWLFTADVSKAPGSTVYTCMLNQRGGVESDLTVSRISPGDPASPLAPTFEGDGYYLAIGGAVAQHNWSHITSVLQDMKLQCKLLDCSEELGMMSIQGPLSRVVLQEVLDTDLSNEAFPFSTHKLTTAAGCTVRAMRLSFVGEMGWELHVPREDCVKVYRAVMQAGARHGITNAGYRAIDSLSIEKGYRHWHADLRPDDTPLEAGLAFTCKLKSSIPFLGREAVEAQKAKGIFRRLVCFTTEDKVPMFGLEAIWRDGEVVGHIRRADFGFAIDKTIAYGYIRDPAGGPVSLDFVKSGSYQLERMGVTYPAQAHTRSPFDADNKRVKGFY, from the exons ATGTCCTACGTGAGCTGCGCCTTGCGGGCGGCCGCCCCCCGCTGCCTGGCACCCCCATGGAGAAACCCCCGGCCCCTGAGCAGCACAACGGGCCCCACTGCGAGGAAGAGCGTCCCGTACCAGAAGACGCTGAAGGAGGAAGGCTCGGGGAGCGGGGAGCCCAGccggcccccgccgccctcGGCAGAGGTGGTGGTGATCGGGgggggcagcctgggctgccagACCACCTACCACCTGGCCAAGCAGGGGGTGAGCAGCGtggtgctgctggagagggACCGCCTGACCTCGGGGACCACATGGCACACGGCCG GTCTGCTGTGGCAGCTGCGTCCCAGCGATGTGGAGGTGGAGCTGCTGGCGCACACAAGGGATGTGgtgagccgggagctgccggcaGAGACCGGGCTGCACACAGGCTGGGTGGAAAATGGGGGGCTCTTCATCGCCTCCAACAAGCAGCGCCTGGATGAGTACAAGAGGCTGATGTCG ATCATTGAGAACTGCCCAGTCACCGGCATCCAGGTCAGAGCTGATGATTTTGGGGTGAAGAGGGTATATGCAGTGGAGACAGCCCATGGGACCATCCAGACGCCCTGCGTGGTGAACTGTGCAG GTGTGTGGGCGCGAGCGCTGGGCCGGCTGGCCGGGGTGCAGGTGCCGCTGGTAGCGATGCATCATGCCTACGTGGTGACCGAGCGCATCGAGGGCATCCAG AACATGCCAAACGTTCGTGATCACGACGCTTCAGTGTATCTCCGTCTCCAAGGCGATGCCCTTTCTGTGGGTGGATATGAGTCAAATCCCATCTTCTGGGAGGAG GTATCGGAAAAATTTGCTTTTGGCCTCTTTGATTTGGACTGGGATGTATTCACACAACACATTGAAGGTGCCATCAACAGGGTGCCAGTGCTGGAGAAAACAGGCATTAAATCCACGGTCTGCGGGCCAG AGTCCTTCACAGCCGACCACAAACCGCTCATGGGGGAAGCCCCAGAGGTCCGAGGCTTCTTCTTGGGCTGTGGCTTCAACAGTGCTG GGATGATGCTGGGAGGCGGCTGTGGGAGGGAGCTGGCTCACTGGGTCATCCATGGGCGGCCGGAGAAGGACATGTATGGCTACGACATCAG AAGGTTTCACCGCTCCCTCACCGACAACAACCGCTGGATCCGGGAGCGGAGCCACGAGTCCTACGCCAAGAACTACTCGGTCGTCTTCCCGCACGACGAGCCGCTGGCAGGGCGCAACGCCAGGAAGGACCCGCTGCATGAG GAGCTGCTGCGCCAGGGCTGTGTTTTCCAGGAGAGACATGGCTGGGAGAGGCCAGGCTGGTTCAGCCCCGGGGGGGCAGCTCCG GTCCTGGATTATGACTACTATGGTGCATATGGCCGGGAGCGCCACGGGGACTATACTTACAACCGGCTGCTGGGGGACGAGTACACCTTCGATTTCCCCCCTCACCATGACATT ATCAAGAAGGAATGTTTAACGTGCAGAAATGCGCTGGCGCTCTTCGACATGTCGTATTTTGGGAAATTCTACCTGGTTGGTCCTGAAGCAACCAAAGCGGTGAACTGGCTGTTCACAGCCGACGTGAGCAAAGCACCAG GCTCGACCGTGTACACCTGCATGCTGAACCAGCGGGGTGGCGTGGAGAGCGACCTGACCGTCAGCCGGATCAGCCCTGGGGACCCAGCCTCCCCCCTAGCCCCCACCTTTGAAG GGGATGGCTACTACCTGGCTATCGGTGGGGCTGTGGCTCAGCACAACTGGTCGCACATCACGTCTGTGCTGCAGGACATGAAGCTCCAGTGCAAACTCCTCGACTGCTCGGAGGAGCTGGGCATGATGAGCATCCAGGGCCCCCTGAG CCGCGTTGTCCTCCAAGAAGTGCTCGACACCGACCTCAGCAATGAAGCCTTCCCCTTTTCCACCCACAAACTTACCACGGCTGCGGGATGCACG GTCCGTGCCATGAGGTTGTCGTTTGTCGGCGAGATGGGCTGGGAGCTGCACGTGCCTCGGGAGGACTGCGTGAAGGTTTACCGGGCGGTGATGCAGGCGGGTGCCCGGCATGGCATAACCAACGCCGGCTACAGAGCCATTGACAGCCTCAGCATTGAGAAAG GGTACAGGCACTGGCACGCAGACCTGCGTCCCGATGACACCCCGCTAGAAGCAGGCTTAGCTTTCACCTGCAAGCTCAAGTCCAGCATCCCCTTCCTAGGCCGGGAGGCTGTGGAGGCTCAGAAAGCCAAAGGCATCTTCCGCCGCCTCGTCTGCTTCACCACCGAGGA CAAGGTGCCGATGTTCGGCCTGGAGGCGATCTGGCGGGACGGCGAGGTGGTCGGCCACATCCGTCGGGCAGACTTCGGATTTGCCATTGACAAAACCATCGCCTACGGCTACATCCGTGACCCCGCAGGGGGCCCG GTCTCACTGGATTTCGTGAAAAGCGGCAGCTACCAGCTGGAGCGGATGGGGGTGACGTACCCTGCCCAGGCACACACCAGGTCCCCATTCGACGCGGACAACAAGCGAGTGAAGGGGTTTTACTGA
- the SARDH gene encoding sarcosine dehydrogenase, mitochondrial isoform X1, which produces MSYVSCALRAAAPRCLAPPWRNPRPLSSTTGPTARKSVPYQKTLKEEGSGSGEPSRPPPPSAEVVVIGGGSLGCQTTYHLAKQGVSSVVLLERDRLTSGTTWHTAGLLWQLRPSDVEVELLAHTRDVVSRELPAETGLHTGWVENGGLFIASNKQRLDEYKRLMSLGKVYGVESYVLTPAQTKDLYPLMNINDLYGTLYVPKDGTMDPAGTCSTLARAATARGATIIENCPVTGIQVRADDFGVKRVYAVETAHGTIQTPCVVNCAGVWARALGRLAGVQVPLVAMHHAYVVTERIEGIQNMPNVRDHDASVYLRLQGDALSVGGYESNPIFWEEVSEKFAFGLFDLDWDVFTQHIEGAINRVPVLEKTGIKSTVCGPESFTADHKPLMGEAPEVRGFFLGCGFNSAGMMLGGGCGRELAHWVIHGRPEKDMYGYDIRRFHRSLTDNNRWIRERSHESYAKNYSVVFPHDEPLAGRNARKDPLHEELLRQGCVFQERHGWERPGWFSPGGAAPVLDYDYYGAYGRERHGDYTYNRLLGDEYTFDFPPHHDIIKKECLTCRNALALFDMSYFGKFYLVGPEATKAVNWLFTADVSKAPGSTVYTCMLNQRGGVESDLTVSRISPGDPASPLAPTFEGDGYYLAIGGAVAQHNWSHITSVLQDMKLQCKLLDCSEELGMMSIQGPLSRVVLQEVLDTDLSNEAFPFSTHKLTTAAGCTVRAMRLSFVGEMGWELHVPREDCVKVYRAVMQAGARHGITNAGYRAIDSLSIEKGYRHWHADLRPDDTPLEAGLAFTCKLKSSIPFLGREAVEAQKAKGIFRRLVCFTTEDKVPMFGLEAIWRDGEVVGHIRRADFGFAIDKTIAYGYIRDPAGGPVSLDFVKSGSYQLERMGVTYPAQAHTRSPFDADNKRVKGFY; this is translated from the exons ATGTCCTACGTGAGCTGCGCCTTGCGGGCGGCCGCCCCCCGCTGCCTGGCACCCCCATGGAGAAACCCCCGGCCCCTGAGCAGCACAACGGGCCCCACTGCGAGGAAGAGCGTCCCGTACCAGAAGACGCTGAAGGAGGAAGGCTCGGGGAGCGGGGAGCCCAGccggcccccgccgccctcGGCAGAGGTGGTGGTGATCGGGgggggcagcctgggctgccagACCACCTACCACCTGGCCAAGCAGGGGGTGAGCAGCGtggtgctgctggagagggACCGCCTGACCTCGGGGACCACATGGCACACGGCCG GTCTGCTGTGGCAGCTGCGTCCCAGCGATGTGGAGGTGGAGCTGCTGGCGCACACAAGGGATGTGgtgagccgggagctgccggcaGAGACCGGGCTGCACACAGGCTGGGTGGAAAATGGGGGGCTCTTCATCGCCTCCAACAAGCAGCGCCTGGATGAGTACAAGAGGCTGATGTCG CTGGGGAAGGTGTACGGTGTGGAGTCCTATGTCCTGACCCCAGCGCAGACCAAGGACCTGTACCCGCTGATGAACATCAACGACCTGTACGGCACGTTGTACGTCCCCAAGGACGGCACCATGGATCCAGCTGGTACCTGCTCAACTCTTGCCAGAGCAGCAACCGCCAGAGGCGCTACG ATCATTGAGAACTGCCCAGTCACCGGCATCCAGGTCAGAGCTGATGATTTTGGGGTGAAGAGGGTATATGCAGTGGAGACAGCCCATGGGACCATCCAGACGCCCTGCGTGGTGAACTGTGCAG GTGTGTGGGCGCGAGCGCTGGGCCGGCTGGCCGGGGTGCAGGTGCCGCTGGTAGCGATGCATCATGCCTACGTGGTGACCGAGCGCATCGAGGGCATCCAG AACATGCCAAACGTTCGTGATCACGACGCTTCAGTGTATCTCCGTCTCCAAGGCGATGCCCTTTCTGTGGGTGGATATGAGTCAAATCCCATCTTCTGGGAGGAG GTATCGGAAAAATTTGCTTTTGGCCTCTTTGATTTGGACTGGGATGTATTCACACAACACATTGAAGGTGCCATCAACAGGGTGCCAGTGCTGGAGAAAACAGGCATTAAATCCACGGTCTGCGGGCCAG AGTCCTTCACAGCCGACCACAAACCGCTCATGGGGGAAGCCCCAGAGGTCCGAGGCTTCTTCTTGGGCTGTGGCTTCAACAGTGCTG GGATGATGCTGGGAGGCGGCTGTGGGAGGGAGCTGGCTCACTGGGTCATCCATGGGCGGCCGGAGAAGGACATGTATGGCTACGACATCAG AAGGTTTCACCGCTCCCTCACCGACAACAACCGCTGGATCCGGGAGCGGAGCCACGAGTCCTACGCCAAGAACTACTCGGTCGTCTTCCCGCACGACGAGCCGCTGGCAGGGCGCAACGCCAGGAAGGACCCGCTGCATGAG GAGCTGCTGCGCCAGGGCTGTGTTTTCCAGGAGAGACATGGCTGGGAGAGGCCAGGCTGGTTCAGCCCCGGGGGGGCAGCTCCG GTCCTGGATTATGACTACTATGGTGCATATGGCCGGGAGCGCCACGGGGACTATACTTACAACCGGCTGCTGGGGGACGAGTACACCTTCGATTTCCCCCCTCACCATGACATT ATCAAGAAGGAATGTTTAACGTGCAGAAATGCGCTGGCGCTCTTCGACATGTCGTATTTTGGGAAATTCTACCTGGTTGGTCCTGAAGCAACCAAAGCGGTGAACTGGCTGTTCACAGCCGACGTGAGCAAAGCACCAG GCTCGACCGTGTACACCTGCATGCTGAACCAGCGGGGTGGCGTGGAGAGCGACCTGACCGTCAGCCGGATCAGCCCTGGGGACCCAGCCTCCCCCCTAGCCCCCACCTTTGAAG GGGATGGCTACTACCTGGCTATCGGTGGGGCTGTGGCTCAGCACAACTGGTCGCACATCACGTCTGTGCTGCAGGACATGAAGCTCCAGTGCAAACTCCTCGACTGCTCGGAGGAGCTGGGCATGATGAGCATCCAGGGCCCCCTGAG CCGCGTTGTCCTCCAAGAAGTGCTCGACACCGACCTCAGCAATGAAGCCTTCCCCTTTTCCACCCACAAACTTACCACGGCTGCGGGATGCACG GTCCGTGCCATGAGGTTGTCGTTTGTCGGCGAGATGGGCTGGGAGCTGCACGTGCCTCGGGAGGACTGCGTGAAGGTTTACCGGGCGGTGATGCAGGCGGGTGCCCGGCATGGCATAACCAACGCCGGCTACAGAGCCATTGACAGCCTCAGCATTGAGAAAG GGTACAGGCACTGGCACGCAGACCTGCGTCCCGATGACACCCCGCTAGAAGCAGGCTTAGCTTTCACCTGCAAGCTCAAGTCCAGCATCCCCTTCCTAGGCCGGGAGGCTGTGGAGGCTCAGAAAGCCAAAGGCATCTTCCGCCGCCTCGTCTGCTTCACCACCGAGGA CAAGGTGCCGATGTTCGGCCTGGAGGCGATCTGGCGGGACGGCGAGGTGGTCGGCCACATCCGTCGGGCAGACTTCGGATTTGCCATTGACAAAACCATCGCCTACGGCTACATCCGTGACCCCGCAGGGGGCCCG GTCTCACTGGATTTCGTGAAAAGCGGCAGCTACCAGCTGGAGCGGATGGGGGTGACGTACCCTGCCCAGGCACACACCAGGTCCCCATTCGACGCGGACAACAAGCGAGTGAAGGGGTTTTACTGA